One genomic region from Candidatus Cybelea sp. encodes:
- a CDS encoding DUF3465 domain-containing protein has translation MIVPAMWVDISGTVSSAPRFFYGSRTHCMHEAFDVASSAGTVEVVDNVDIAPRCPVKPGDRIEVAGELVHDPGRPPVLHWTHHDPAHLHRDGFIRLHGRLYA, from the coding sequence GTGATAGTGCCGGCGATGTGGGTCGATATATCGGGAACGGTCTCTTCCGCACCGCGCTTCTTCTACGGCTCGCGGACGCACTGCATGCACGAAGCCTTCGACGTCGCGAGCAGCGCCGGCACGGTTGAGGTCGTCGACAACGTCGACATCGCACCGCGCTGCCCGGTGAAGCCCGGCGACCGCATCGAAGTCGCGGGCGAGCTGGTGCACGATCCGGGGCGGCCGCCCGTGCTGCATTGGACGCATCACGATCCGGCCCACCTGCATCGCGACGGCTTCATTCGGCTTCACGGGAGGCTGTACGCGTAA
- a CDS encoding GNAT family N-acetyltransferase, with translation MRTIRTARLRLVPVTVENAGILWEVLQEPDLRDYQDLPNVNRAQFLRAVGQRPTRFGPGTSGRFEWLVHFAQGQSEPLGWVSLRVQENDRTSAEIGYSVVRVYRGRGIATEAVEALIDEGFERASLRRIRAYCLPENRSSRAVLRRTGFSGDGTLPRGATVQGKPVDVLAHTLEREEWAAAVKPSRRTTQS, from the coding sequence GTGAGAACGATTCGTACCGCGCGCCTGCGGCTCGTCCCGGTCACGGTCGAGAACGCCGGCATCCTTTGGGAAGTTCTACAGGAGCCCGATCTGCGCGACTATCAGGATCTGCCCAATGTCAACCGCGCGCAGTTTCTGCGAGCCGTCGGTCAGCGCCCGACGCGCTTTGGCCCCGGCACGAGCGGCCGCTTCGAGTGGCTCGTGCACTTCGCCCAAGGCCAGAGCGAGCCGCTCGGCTGGGTGTCGCTGCGCGTTCAGGAAAACGACCGTACGAGCGCGGAGATCGGTTACAGCGTCGTACGCGTCTATCGCGGCCGCGGCATCGCCACCGAAGCGGTCGAAGCACTGATCGACGAAGGTTTCGAACGCGCCAGCCTGCGGCGCATTCGCGCGTATTGTCTACCCGAGAATCGCTCGTCGCGCGCGGTGCTGCGGCGCACCGGCTTCAGCGGCGACGGCACGCTGCCGCGCGGGGCGACGGTGCAAGGCAAACCCGTCGACGTGCTGGCGCACACCCTCGAGCGTGAAGAATGGGCGGCGGCCGTCAAGCCGAGTCGGAGAACCACTCAATCGTAA
- a CDS encoding NUDIX domain-containing protein: protein MTTIHLATGIAIREGRILLVASRYPNQPQPLWNLPGGRQQPGELLVETVVREFYEETQLRVHPGELAYVSESYDGERHFLNAAFHVSFDKLQSFDKPPFDKLRVTAGVEDHVVGVEWVALSEVRERIVVAVVREPLLAYLQGALERRYAGFQEAGITIEWFSDSA, encoded by the coding sequence GTGACGACGATCCACCTCGCCACCGGCATCGCGATCCGTGAGGGCCGGATTTTGCTCGTCGCGTCGCGCTACCCAAACCAGCCGCAGCCGTTATGGAATCTTCCCGGCGGACGGCAGCAGCCCGGCGAACTGCTCGTCGAGACCGTCGTCCGCGAGTTTTACGAAGAGACGCAGCTGCGCGTGCACCCCGGCGAACTAGCTTACGTCAGTGAGAGTTACGACGGCGAGCGCCATTTCCTCAACGCAGCGTTTCACGTGTCGTTCGACAAGCTTCAGTCCTTCGACAAGCCGCCCTTCGACAAGCTCAGGGTGACAGCGGGGGTGGAAGATCATGTTGTTGGGGTGGAGTGGGTGGCTTTGAGCGAGGTGCGCGAGCGGATCGTGGTTGCGGTCGTGCGTGAGCCGCTGCTCGCCTATCTGCAGGGCGCGCTCGAGCGCCGCTACGCCGGCTTTCAGGAAGCCGGGATTACGATTGAGTGGTTCTCCGACTCGGCTTGA
- a CDS encoding glycosyltransferase family 1 protein — translation MIRLGVDAWNLPGDRRGIGRYLREILRVWWERERARVEVTLIVPEWHSWTVRGRYLREVDARRYRVVSRALHGRAGLNALWFPFNGCSWTNFTLPAAATLHDASNFVVPDYAPATQKIFESAAQRCRALITDSYFAQRELARELRIAPERLTPIPLGVRPPRPAEPVALDVDALAPFALYVGAAERRKGFDTLLSAMELVGRERSDLTLVATAQLHGEFEVPAGVRVVELGHVDDATLAALYRACALLAFPSRYEGFGLPVLEGMSYGAPVVASNAASIPEAGGDAAYYVAPGSPEELAAAILRVTGDAPFAQGLRRRGPPRAASFTWEQTAAKTLDVIEAML, via the coding sequence GTGATTCGGCTCGGCGTCGACGCGTGGAATCTTCCCGGCGACCGGCGCGGCATCGGCCGCTACCTGCGCGAGATCCTGCGCGTCTGGTGGGAGCGCGAGCGCGCGCGCGTCGAGGTAACGCTGATCGTCCCGGAGTGGCATAGCTGGACGGTGCGCGGGCGCTACTTGCGGGAAGTCGACGCGCGGCGCTATCGCGTCGTCTCGCGTGCGCTCCACGGGCGCGCCGGCTTAAACGCGCTCTGGTTTCCATTCAACGGCTGCAGCTGGACGAACTTCACGCTGCCCGCCGCCGCGACGCTGCACGACGCGTCGAACTTCGTCGTGCCCGATTACGCGCCGGCGACGCAGAAAATCTTCGAAAGCGCGGCGCAGCGCTGCCGGGCGCTGATCACCGATTCCTACTTTGCGCAGCGCGAACTCGCGCGCGAGCTTCGCATCGCGCCCGAGCGGCTCACGCCGATTCCGCTCGGCGTCCGTCCGCCGCGCCCGGCCGAACCGGTCGCCCTCGACGTCGATGCGCTCGCCCCATTCGCCCTCTACGTGGGCGCGGCCGAACGGCGCAAGGGCTTCGACACACTGCTTTCCGCGATGGAGCTCGTCGGGCGCGAGCGTTCCGATCTCACGCTCGTCGCGACCGCGCAGCTGCACGGTGAGTTCGAGGTGCCGGCGGGCGTTCGGGTGGTCGAGCTCGGCCACGTCGACGATGCGACGCTGGCCGCGCTCTATCGCGCCTGCGCGCTGCTCGCCTTTCCCTCGCGATACGAAGGCTTCGGGCTGCCGGTGCTCGAGGGGATGAGTTACGGCGCGCCGGTCGTCGCCTCGAACGCCGCGTCGATTCCGGAGGCCGGCGGCGACGCCGCCTACTACGTCGCGCCCGGCTCGCCCGAAGAGCTGGCGGCGGCGATCCTGCGGGTGACCGGCGACGCGCCGTTCGCGCAGGGCTTGCGCCGGCGCGGGCCGCCGCGCGCCGCGTCGTTTACCTGGGAGCAGACCGCGGCGAAGACGCTCGACGTCATCGAGGCGATGCTGTGA
- a CDS encoding glycosyltransferase family 1 protein — protein sequence MPPLRLAVDARVIAEDTRGIGRYARAILRRLVLRDDLALTLLADGFFAARRRAAYARVLGNENFKVRGRVPHDADLVWHPANGTFFASAQPAVATIHDAVPFRYPAADPQRRKHAQLPFLRSARRAERVIAVSRFGRDEVHELLAVPLEQIEIIPHGVEAAFSPGDPQPLPAALQGQRYLLFIGDPIGEPRKNFDLLYEAYRAAWSGSDAPLLAVAGPRAPQLPGVLHIGNLGDDLLADRSEALRAAYRGALALAMASYHETFGMPMLEAMACGTPVVASHASSLPEVAGVAALYAPPDDAAAWAAALRRIVSDDDLRARLRAAGLERVEQFSWDRSAQQHAALFHSLVA from the coding sequence ATGCCGCCTCTGCGCCTGGCCGTCGACGCGCGCGTCATCGCAGAGGATACGCGCGGCATCGGGCGTTACGCGCGTGCGATCCTGCGGCGCCTCGTGCTGCGCGACGACCTCGCGCTCACGCTGCTCGCCGACGGCTTCTTTGCGGCGCGCCGCCGTGCGGCGTACGCCCGCGTGCTGGGCAACGAAAACTTCAAGGTCCGCGGGCGCGTGCCGCACGACGCCGATCTCGTGTGGCATCCCGCCAACGGCACCTTCTTTGCTTCGGCGCAGCCCGCGGTCGCCACGATCCACGACGCGGTACCGTTCCGCTACCCCGCCGCCGACCCGCAGCGCCGCAAGCACGCCCAGCTGCCGTTTCTCCGCTCCGCCCGCCGCGCCGAGCGCGTGATCGCCGTCTCGCGCTTCGGTCGCGACGAAGTGCACGAGCTGCTCGCCGTCCCCCTCGAGCAGATCGAGATCATTCCGCACGGGGTCGAAGCGGCGTTCTCACCAGGCGATCCGCAGCCGCTGCCCGCCGCGCTGCAGGGGCAGCGCTACCTCCTCTTCATCGGCGATCCGATCGGCGAACCGCGCAAGAACTTCGACTTGCTCTACGAGGCGTATCGTGCGGCCTGGAGCGGCAGCGACGCACCGCTGCTCGCCGTTGCCGGGCCGCGCGCCCCGCAGCTGCCGGGCGTGCTGCACATCGGCAACCTCGGCGACGATCTGCTCGCCGATCGCAGCGAAGCCCTGCGCGCCGCTTATCGCGGCGCGCTCGCGCTGGCGATGGCGTCGTACCACGAGACGTTCGGCATGCCGATGCTCGAGGCAATGGCCTGCGGCACGCCGGTCGTCGCCTCGCACGCCAGCTCGTTGCCGGAGGTCGCGGGCGTCGCCGCCCTCTACGCGCCGCCCGACGACGCGGCCGCCTGGGCCGCCGCGCTGCGGCGCATCGTCTCCGACGACGATCTGCGCGCGCGTCTGCGCGCGGCGGGGCTGGAACGCGTCGAGCAGTTCAGTTGGGATCGCAGCGCGCAGCAGCACGCGGCGCTCTTTCATTCGCTCGTCGCGTGA